In the Nitrospirota bacterium genome, GGCACGGACTTCGGTAAAATAACCAATGAGCAGGTGGCAATGGTAGCATCATTAATTAACACAAGGCCCAGAAAATGTCTGGGCTACAAGACGCCCCTTGAAGTCGCATCTGTTGCACTTCGAGATTGAATGTAGGATCTTCATCCTCGCTGTCGACGATTTTTTCTTTGTCGAAGGCCCCATCTTGAGCTTTGTAAGCCCTGACCATGCCGTCTCCGCGCTCTCCGCCATCCTGATGTCAGCCGTTGCTATCATCGGTCTTATTTACCGCTCCGAGAAAAGGAAACTTTTTCTTGCATGGGACTCGATTTCAATAGCGGTTATTTACTTTGCAAATATGCTATTGCTTTACGCTATAAGGTAATAAGGCAAACTCCCGAGGCATTCCTTTAAAAGCTTTTTTCTATAGTCAAAAAGCACCATCTCACAACAAAGACTTATCCCGATTTGGTAAAATATGAAAAATCGGGTTTATCGCCCTGAATAATTTCTTCTGACACTGATGCGAAGTATCCTTCACATAGACATGGATTCCTTTTTTTCGGCAGTCGAAGAAAGAAGACGCCCCGACCATCTAAAAGGAAGCCTCCAGAGGTTCTGGGGCAAATGCCCCCTTCGGTTCAGGTGTCCTCTACTGGCGAAATTAGGTAGCTGGACAGCGCCTCAAGCTCTTTGTCTTTCCGTCCGTAAAGGAACATCTTCTGATAAGCCCTTATCTTTTCCACCTCTTTTATTTCTTTTACCCGGATGTCTTTGTCGAGCAAGGGGATTATATTGTGATACGCGCCGATGAACAAAACCCCGGTTTCCCTCTCTTTCAAGGTTCTGTTTATCCTGTCGGCTATAAACCTGTCCCTTTTTACGAGAAGGTGGTTTTTACTCATCCTGTATCTTATATAGGCGGACATTTTCTGTCTTGCCGTAACAGCGTTTTTTAACTTGACGATGTAGTCCCTCTCTTTGCTAACCATGGCGAGGTCTTCGGTCTTTTCCAGAACAGCGCCCCGCTGAATGAGTATCAACAGAACCTCACTGTTCTTACTGCCGGCCCTCACGCCCTCGGAGACTATCTTCCGTCCGATGTCACCGCCAATGACCATTCCGTCCTGGTAAGCCCTAATGTCTGCGACCTTAATGCCATTGAAGTATTTGATTATGGCATCCCAATAGCTGGACACCGTCTCTTTATGTCTTGCCCATGCCTCCTCTCCCAACTCTGCAATAGTCCTCTTTGTAACGCTGTCGGCAACAGAGCCGAGGTCTGCCTCCATATGGATGATCGGGACATAGAGTAAGGTTCTCATTTGCTCTTCAGGGCTTTCTCCATGCGCTCCAGCCTCTTTCCAAAACCCTTGTTTTGCTCCTCTACATCAGCTACCTTAGAGGAAAGATAAGGGTCGGTCTGCCACCAGTTTATCCCCATTTCAAGAGCCTTGTCCACAGAGGCTATTAGTAGCCTTATCTTAATGTTTAGGAGTTCGATGTCCGCGAGGTTTATCCTGATGTCTCCGGCGATGACGATTCCTTTATCTAAAACCCGCTCTAAGATGTCCGCCAAGTTTGTGGCCTGTGTCGCATGCATCATCTGTTGTGCCATATTTCCTCCTGCCTGTCGGTATTTGACAGTCCTGTCCGACTTGTGACCAAGTTCGCCAGCATCTTGTAGACCTCGGCAATAGTGCGGCAGTCCCTGCAGGGCTCTGTCTCGGAATACTCACCGCATCCAAGAAGCACCTCCGCTTCCCTTTTTAGACCCTTTGAGCACTTTGCCCTTTCTGTATCCTGTTTTGCCTTTCCGATTTTTTCTGTGAGGCTCTTGAACTCAAGCCTCTGTTTCTGGAATGTAGTGCAATTTATCTTTGAGCTTGCCGATTTCATATTAAATCCCCTAAGGGGCCTAGGCTCAGATTAAGTTCCTCGTCCTTGAGCCCGAATATCTCTTTAAGCTCTATCATCTTGCCCTCCAGTTTCATGAATGCAGCACCGAGCCTTTCGGCCTCTTCACCCGTAACCGACCCTCTGTCTATTCTCCTTAGGGCTTGTTTTTCCATGAGCTGTCTGATGAGCTCCACAATGGTCAGCGCCAGTTTTGCCAGTCCCTGCTCGACCTTTTCCGCCGGGGAATCTGCGCCCTTTATGTCTTTAGTTTCGGTCAAAAACGCTCTGTTACATCGGTCTTCGTGCTCCTGTGTGCTGGTTTTAGGTAGGCACCTCTTTCCCATGCTAAACTTGGCGCCAGAAATCGGACTGCCTGTTGCGCCACGCACCTTTTCAGCAGTATCCACAGAGGCAATCATTACCCTGAGACCTACGAAGACCAGGTCCACATCTGCTACGGAAAGCATTAAGTCCCCGCTCAGGACCGCACCTTTGTCTAATACCCTGTCGAGGGCCTCCACGAGGCTAACATTTCTTGATAGGGCGATACTGCTCACAGCGCCTCCTATTTTATCGACAGAAATTATACGGCGGCCATGGCCCTGTGCAATCGAGGTCAAGCAAGGGTAATTTGTCCTTCAGCAGGTCCACACCGTTTATGAAGCCACTGAGTCTGCTCTTGTCCACCAGAAAAGCAAAGTTGAGAATCATCTCCTCATTCCGCCCGGTCATCTCTTTCGGAATCAGCCTGTTGATGCGGGTCTCGGCACTCCATTGGCTGAGTGTCTCAAGACATTCTCCTGACCACTCACTGATTTTTTCGGTTGCGATATCCTCTATCACCTTCTGTTTTTTCTTTCTTAAGAGATATGCTTTCCCTGCTGAAACGGAACTGATCTCCCTGTCTATTTTCCGAATCTGTTTGTCCCGGCAGGCAGTACTGAGTCTTTCCGCGCCGCAGTAGACCTTGAGACCCCATTCTTCTTTGCCTTCCAGTCGGTTCAGGAGATCATTTAATTCGTCACGGTGGGCATCGAGCATCGCCCTGAGGCTTCTGCTCGTCCTGAAGACGGTGGCGAATTTAAAGGGTATGATTGTGGCGTGTTCACTCATCTTTGCCACAACCTGCGCATGAGCCAGCACCTTAGACTCGACCCATCTCATGTCAGACAGGTTTTCCTTAAGGTTTTTTGTAAATGCGCCCTCTTTCACCCTGCTTACTACTGCATGGATGCCTTTGTTGGGGATAAAGCGGACATTGCCGTCAATGCCTGCGATGACCTTGTTCTCCGGGATTTTTCCGGTCAGGCAGTATAGATAAATCAACTCTGAAGACACCGGGGTTTTCCTTTCATTATGACTCCTCGTGTCTCTGCCGCTCAAAAGACAGGACTTCCAAGCCAGCATCCATGTTGACCGTATAGATGTTCCTGTCCTTCACTTTTGTGGGAAGCCCCAGGGACTTTATGAACGAACTATCCTCAAAGACCTCTACATCCGCA is a window encoding:
- a CDS encoding gas vesicle protein, with protein sequence MAQQMMHATQATNLADILERVLDKGIVIAGDIRINLADIELLNIKIRLLIASVDKALEMGINWWQTDPYLSSKVADVEEQNKGFGKRLERMEKALKSK
- a CDS encoding gas vesicle protein K; the encoded protein is MSSIALSRNVSLVEALDRVLDKGAVLSGDLMLSVADVDLVFVGLRVMIASVDTAEKVRGATGSPISGAKFSMGKRCLPKTSTQEHEDRCNRAFLTETKDIKGADSPAEKVEQGLAKLALTIVELIRQLMEKQALRRIDRGSVTGEEAERLGAAFMKLEGKMIELKEIFGLKDEELNLSLGPLGDLI
- a CDS encoding GvpL/GvpF family gas vesicle protein, whose protein sequence is MSSELIYLYCLTGKIPENKVIAGIDGNVRFIPNKGIHAVVSRVKEGAFTKNLKENLSDMRWVESKVLAHAQVVAKMSEHATIIPFKFATVFRTSRSLRAMLDAHRDELNDLLNRLEGKEEWGLKVYCGAERLSTACRDKQIRKIDREISSVSAGKAYLLRKKKQKVIEDIATEKISEWSGECLETLSQWSAETRINRLIPKEMTGRNEEMILNFAFLVDKSRLSGFINGVDLLKDKLPLLDLDCTGPWPPYNFCR